The following coding sequences are from one Halomonas sp. HAL1 window:
- a CDS encoding methyltransferase domain-containing protein, producing the protein MPDFSQRSDEKELMDEEDISFEEFHDCLIGLERINHLTLAYRPTLQWLRPWVENSERLFVLDVASGGGDMLRQIAKEWPERTAAASGYRMVGVDLNPWAKKSAESWPSSSAICYQTSDVFEFEPDQSIDLIISSLFTHHLTDKQIVEFMRWMNHRARKGWFINDLHRHPVPYYFIKSATALFSRNRLIRHDAAVSVARALTVADWQRLISQAGLDKHVRVKWFFPFRICVSCQKEARC; encoded by the coding sequence ATGCCGGATTTCAGTCAGCGCAGCGATGAGAAGGAGCTTATGGATGAAGAAGATATCTCCTTCGAAGAATTCCACGATTGCCTCATCGGTCTTGAGCGTATCAATCATCTAACGTTAGCGTATCGTCCTACCTTGCAATGGCTTCGTCCTTGGGTCGAAAACAGTGAACGGCTCTTTGTATTGGATGTAGCCAGCGGAGGTGGTGATATGTTGCGACAGATCGCCAAGGAGTGGCCTGAACGAACAGCGGCTGCAAGCGGTTACCGTATGGTCGGTGTTGATCTAAACCCCTGGGCTAAAAAATCTGCTGAATCATGGCCGTCTTCCTCAGCAATCTGTTATCAAACCTCGGATGTGTTTGAGTTCGAGCCAGACCAATCCATTGATCTGATTATATCGTCGTTATTTACGCACCATCTTACCGATAAGCAGATTGTCGAATTTATGCGCTGGATGAACCATCGCGCGCGGAAAGGCTGGTTTATCAATGATCTACATCGGCACCCTGTTCCCTATTATTTTATTAAATCAGCGACTGCCCTGTTTAGCCGTAACCGATTGATTCGTCATGACGCCGCCGTCTCGGTAGCACGTGCCTTAACCGTGGCTGACTGGCAACGCCTGATCAGCCAAGCGGGGCTTGATAAGCATGTGCGTGTAAAGTGGTTTTTTCCGTTTCGTATCTGTGTTTCTTGCCAAAAAGAAGCTCGCTGTTGA
- a CDS encoding NAD(P)/FAD-dependent oxidoreductase gives MNEEAVIIGGGPAGSAVAIELSRHGIPARVLERKPAPHHKVCGEFISFEAAHYLEDLGIDLAALGAEPIRYARFYNGESELSFELPFTAWSLSRYRLDNALLEQAKTAGAAVERGTTVRHLTHTGDGWRLLTRNRHSTRSAISAKAVFLATGKHELRDWKRRVSATRHHDFIGFKMHFSLSAMQQDQWQETVEVHLFEGGYAGLEPIEKGGVNLSFLVRQDIYKTCGSHWPGLLDWLSNTSSHMKQRLASLTPCWREPLAVSGVPYGYLRSPGDSQPGLFPLGDQAAVIPSFAGDGIAIALHTASLAARVHASGGDSNMYQRLAYTDLTRPVRNAELLASVLTYRLGRKAAFLCARLWPTVLRETILQTRVGLSHRGR, from the coding sequence ATGAATGAAGAAGCAGTCATTATAGGCGGCGGCCCAGCGGGGTCGGCGGTGGCAATTGAGCTATCTAGGCACGGTATTCCGGCACGTGTACTGGAACGTAAACCGGCCCCGCACCACAAAGTGTGCGGCGAGTTCATTAGCTTTGAAGCCGCTCACTACCTTGAAGACCTAGGAATAGATTTAGCGGCATTAGGGGCCGAACCCATTCGCTACGCTCGGTTTTACAATGGCGAGAGTGAGCTTAGCTTCGAATTGCCTTTTACCGCGTGGAGTTTATCCCGATACCGATTGGATAACGCTCTGCTTGAGCAGGCTAAAACTGCGGGAGCAGCCGTTGAACGTGGCACGACAGTCAGGCATTTAACGCACACTGGCGATGGGTGGAGGCTGCTTACCAGAAACCGACATAGCACCCGCTCAGCGATTTCAGCAAAAGCGGTGTTTCTGGCCACTGGCAAGCATGAACTGCGTGATTGGAAGCGCCGGGTCAGCGCCACTCGCCACCATGATTTCATTGGTTTTAAAATGCACTTTAGCCTCAGCGCAATGCAGCAGGACCAATGGCAGGAAACGGTTGAGGTTCATTTATTTGAAGGGGGTTACGCCGGCTTGGAGCCGATAGAGAAGGGTGGTGTTAATCTTAGTTTTTTAGTTAGGCAGGATATCTACAAGACGTGTGGCAGCCATTGGCCTGGTTTGCTTGATTGGTTGAGTAATACGTCATCCCATATGAAGCAGCGCCTTGCCAGTTTAACGCCTTGCTGGCGTGAGCCCTTGGCAGTTTCCGGTGTTCCTTATGGTTATCTCCGCTCCCCCGGTGACTCGCAGCCAGGCCTGTTCCCGCTGGGGGATCAAGCAGCGGTTATCCCGTCGTTTGCTGGTGATGGCATTGCGATTGCTCTGCACACGGCCTCCCTTGCAGCCCGCGTTCACGCCTCAGGTGGCGATTCCAATATGTATCAACGCTTGGCCTACACCGATCTAACGCGACCAGTCCGCAATGCGGAGCTACTGGCGAGCGTGCTCACTTATCGCTTAGGCCGAAAGGCAGCCTTCCTATGTGCACGGCTATGGCCAACAGTGTTGAGAGAAACGATACTTCAGACGCGGGTTGGCCTGTCTCACCGCGGTCGATAG
- a CDS encoding potassium channel family protein, translating into MGTTWAFFSMVGETMAGSITDWVYFYVVVASTVGFGDFSPETMAGKWITTLYLIPGGISLFAALIGKATVTLSVFWRLQMQGKGDFSHLTGHTLVIGWHGETTERILDILKADKSLPDEIVLCVTKEMSNPRPADLKFIKGESFSNADLLKRAGVENASRIIIYDTSDDRVATVALSAYSLKGKGAHIVAHCANPDTAAMLRRTLPGIECTQALALEMLVRSASDAGISRVVNELLAVDRGATQYQTKISNPPTGVTFGDLFIQAKKICNATVLGLASGQDDSEGNMLNPATDRPLQDGDIVYYMANTRLSEQQMGELLGEPR; encoded by the coding sequence ATGGGCACTACCTGGGCGTTTTTTTCCATGGTCGGCGAAACAATGGCCGGCTCCATTACCGATTGGGTTTATTTTTATGTGGTGGTTGCCAGCACCGTCGGTTTCGGTGATTTCAGCCCCGAAACAATGGCCGGCAAATGGATCACCACGCTCTATCTCATTCCAGGCGGCATTTCGCTGTTTGCAGCGTTGATTGGTAAAGCCACTGTCACACTTTCAGTTTTTTGGAGACTGCAAATGCAAGGAAAAGGCGATTTTAGCCACCTAACCGGCCATACCCTCGTTATCGGCTGGCACGGCGAAACCACAGAACGCATCTTGGATATTCTTAAAGCCGACAAAAGTTTACCTGACGAAATAGTGCTTTGCGTTACCAAAGAGATGAGCAATCCACGCCCAGCCGATCTGAAGTTTATTAAAGGCGAGAGTTTTTCCAATGCTGATCTTCTCAAGCGGGCAGGGGTTGAGAACGCCAGCCGTATTATTATTTATGACACAAGCGATGATCGGGTGGCCACTGTCGCACTGAGTGCCTACAGTCTAAAAGGAAAAGGTGCCCATATTGTCGCCCACTGCGCAAATCCTGACACCGCAGCGATGCTACGTCGCACCTTACCCGGTATCGAATGCACCCAAGCGCTGGCACTTGAAATGCTGGTACGCTCCGCTTCAGATGCCGGTATTTCACGAGTGGTTAATGAGCTACTTGCCGTCGATCGCGGTGCTACGCAGTATCAAACGAAGATAAGTAACCCGCCTACTGGTGTCACTTTTGGCGACCTTTTTATACAAGCGAAAAAGATCTGCAACGCAACCGTTTTAGGGCTCGCTAGCGGCCAGGACGATAGCGAAGGCAACATGCTCAACCCTGCAACAGACCGTCCACTACAAGATGGCGATATCGTCTACTACATGGCCAATACACGGCTTTCGGAGCAACAAATGGGGGAGTTACTCGGTGAGCCCCGCTAG
- a CDS encoding endonuclease/exonuclease/phosphatase family protein: MLLKLLLWASRVLVLLMVVVCLLPLLPSGEWWVRLWDFPRLQLTAALVFPLLLLAIHAWLKRPQKEHAVWVAVILVIAGWHLYHILPFTPVWPTEVPSAEMRSNDDRTTLKVLTANITFKNDHYAELIDMVRLEDPDLLLLIEVDSAWEEGLAPLDDYYDYRVGEVRDEGQGLVLWSRYPLLEEQVEHLVSERRPSVFATLDVPGIGPVRFVGAHPVPPGLEEDIESEDAEARRDSRERDAELMLIAEHVQEDPDNRWIVTGDFNDVGWSHTTRLFADLSDLKDPRRGRRLLSTYHSAYPFWRYPIDHLFVSDGLHLVDLERVKVIGSDHFGIVTTLAVGRKDQEKPEASEEEEEEAQEMVEEGEEDAAEHDAGASE; this comes from the coding sequence ATGCTTTTAAAGCTTCTTTTGTGGGCCAGCCGAGTGCTGGTTCTTTTGATGGTGGTGGTATGCCTTCTACCTTTGTTACCCAGTGGTGAGTGGTGGGTCAGGCTGTGGGATTTCCCTCGTTTGCAGTTAACCGCCGCGTTGGTGTTTCCGCTTCTTCTGTTAGCTATCCATGCGTGGCTCAAGCGTCCACAAAAAGAGCATGCCGTCTGGGTAGCCGTTATCCTGGTCATTGCTGGGTGGCACCTTTACCACATCTTGCCCTTTACCCCCGTTTGGCCCACCGAGGTTCCGTCGGCGGAGATGCGGTCCAATGATGATCGGACAACATTAAAAGTGCTGACCGCGAATATTACCTTCAAAAACGATCACTATGCCGAATTGATAGATATGGTGCGGCTTGAGGATCCAGATCTCTTGCTGTTGATTGAAGTTGATAGCGCGTGGGAAGAAGGGTTGGCACCGCTGGACGACTATTACGATTATCGGGTGGGAGAGGTGCGTGACGAAGGTCAGGGGCTAGTGCTTTGGTCGCGTTATCCGCTTCTGGAAGAGCAGGTTGAACACTTGGTCTCAGAGCGCAGGCCTTCGGTTTTCGCCACCCTTGATGTACCAGGCATAGGGCCCGTGCGGTTTGTTGGCGCTCATCCTGTACCTCCCGGCCTTGAAGAAGATATCGAGAGCGAGGATGCCGAGGCAAGACGGGACAGCCGTGAACGCGATGCGGAACTTATGCTGATAGCCGAGCATGTGCAAGAAGACCCGGATAATCGCTGGATCGTAACCGGTGATTTTAACGATGTGGGCTGGTCGCATACCACGCGGCTATTTGCCGATTTGAGCGATCTAAAAGACCCACGTCGTGGCCGACGATTGCTGAGTACTTACCATTCGGCGTACCCGTTTTGGCGCTACCCAATCGACCATCTGTTCGTCTCTGATGGGCTTCATCTGGTTGATCTTGAACGTGTCAAAGTGATTGGCTCCGACCACTTCGGCATCGTTACGACACTTGCCGTTGGGCGCAAAGACCAGGAAAAGCCCGAAGCGTCAGAGGAGGAAGAGGAAGAAGCACAGGAAATGGTTGAAGAAGGTGAAGAAGACGCCGCTGAACATGATGCGGGTGCTTCAGAATAG
- a CDS encoding HlyD family type I secretion periplasmic adaptor subunit gives MSTYDPSGTPLLEEKAKRLPNPENAFRLGPRVFVGTALALFLLLGAGGWAASAQLSGAVIAQGSVTVDQNLKSIQHRDGGIVGEIAIREGDFVRAGDVLLRLEDTQTKAELSIVRSKLVELAIRRARLLAERDGLAAIEFPTDLDANDSPDVFLGETRLFDGNRTSRQSKQQQLELSIEQIEEEIKGLEAQRQSKDEEFRLVETEYSGNKGLADRGLIARTLLVPMARDRARISGERGEIHASIARARTRMSEIRLQIIAIDENARTEAQRELSAVEAEFSELRDRRIAIEDRLARTDIRAPISGTVNELNIHTVGGVITPAEELVTIVPEDAKLKVEVKLAPITIDQVWVGQPVRLRFTAFNQRTTPELKGEIVYVSPATSRDDVTGEIYYLGDVDVSEEELEKLGVTTLLPGMPVEVFITTEERTALTYFVKPITDQFSRAFREE, from the coding sequence ATGAGCACATATGATCCTTCCGGCACGCCTCTTTTAGAGGAAAAAGCCAAGCGCTTACCGAATCCAGAAAACGCTTTTCGGCTCGGCCCGCGAGTGTTCGTGGGCACGGCTCTCGCCCTGTTTCTGCTGTTGGGAGCCGGCGGCTGGGCCGCGAGCGCTCAACTCAGTGGGGCCGTCATCGCGCAAGGATCCGTGACGGTGGATCAGAATCTTAAGTCGATACAGCATCGTGACGGCGGCATCGTCGGCGAGATTGCCATTAGGGAAGGGGACTTTGTTCGAGCGGGAGATGTGCTGCTGCGGCTCGAAGACACACAGACAAAGGCGGAGCTTTCAATCGTGCGTTCTAAACTCGTGGAATTGGCCATCAGGAGAGCGCGGCTTTTGGCAGAGCGGGATGGGCTTGCGGCAATCGAGTTCCCGACCGATTTGGATGCAAACGACTCTCCGGATGTTTTCCTCGGCGAAACACGCCTCTTCGACGGCAATCGCACAAGTCGCCAAAGTAAGCAGCAGCAGCTCGAACTCAGCATCGAGCAAATCGAAGAGGAGATAAAGGGGCTGGAAGCGCAGCGGCAATCGAAAGACGAGGAATTCCGTCTCGTCGAGACCGAATACTCAGGAAATAAAGGTCTCGCTGACAGAGGGCTGATTGCACGAACCCTCCTCGTGCCGATGGCCCGTGACAGAGCACGCATTTCGGGTGAACGCGGTGAGATCCACGCATCCATCGCCAGAGCGAGAACCCGCATGAGCGAAATTCGCCTCCAGATTATTGCGATCGACGAGAACGCCCGTACCGAGGCGCAGCGCGAATTAAGTGCCGTGGAAGCGGAGTTTTCGGAGCTGCGTGACCGGCGCATCGCCATCGAGGATCGGCTGGCGCGAACGGATATTCGCGCTCCGATTTCTGGAACCGTTAATGAGCTGAACATCCACACGGTAGGAGGCGTGATCACGCCGGCCGAAGAGCTTGTCACCATCGTTCCGGAGGACGCCAAACTGAAGGTCGAGGTGAAACTTGCGCCGATAACCATCGACCAAGTCTGGGTCGGCCAGCCGGTCAGACTCCGTTTCACTGCCTTCAACCAGAGAACGACGCCGGAGCTTAAAGGCGAGATCGTCTATGTTTCCCCTGCGACGTCACGCGATGATGTGACTGGCGAGATCTACTACCTGGGCGATGTTGACGTTTCTGAAGAAGAGCTTGAGAAGCTAGGCGTTACCACGCTGCTGCCTGGTATGCCGGTCGAAGTCTTTATCACGACCGAAGAGCGCACCGCACTGACGTATTTTGTTAAGCCTATTACCGATCAGTTCAGCAGGGCCTTCCGAGAAGAGTAA
- a CDS encoding Bax inhibitor-1/YccA family protein, which yields MAYNDSRMARPQSGGVANSVSTNKVLRNTYALLAMTLLFSAVTAGAAVALGIQQMNIFVFFIGAYGLMFLVHKTANSAAGLLATFAFTGFMGFTLGPILSAYLTLPNGGALIMNALAMTGLTFVGLSAVALTTKKDFSFLSNFLMAGAIVLILAMIAGFFFNIPALSLMVSAGFVLFASAAILYQTSEIIHRAGETNYILATVTLYVSIYNLFVSLLSILGIMSND from the coding sequence ATGGCTTACAACGATTCACGTATGGCACGTCCCCAGTCGGGCGGCGTTGCTAATAGTGTTAGTACTAACAAGGTGTTGCGAAACACCTACGCGCTACTGGCAATGACACTGCTGTTTTCGGCAGTAACCGCAGGTGCCGCAGTTGCACTTGGTATTCAACAGATGAACATCTTTGTGTTCTTCATTGGTGCCTACGGCCTGATGTTCCTTGTCCACAAAACCGCTAACTCTGCAGCGGGCCTGCTGGCAACGTTTGCCTTCACCGGCTTCATGGGCTTTACGCTAGGGCCGATCCTTTCTGCCTACTTGACCCTGCCTAATGGCGGTGCGCTGATCATGAACGCGCTGGCCATGACCGGTTTGACGTTTGTGGGTCTATCAGCGGTAGCACTAACCACCAAAAAAGACTTTAGCTTCTTGAGCAACTTCTTGATGGCAGGCGCCATCGTGTTGATTCTTGCCATGATTGCTGGGTTCTTCTTTAACATTCCTGCGCTTTCACTGATGGTATCGGCTGGTTTTGTGCTGTTTGCTTCAGCTGCCATCCTGTATCAAACCAGCGAGATCATTCACCGTGCTGGCGAAACCAACTATATTCTCGCCACCGTGACGCTCTACGTTTCGATCTACAACTTGTTTGTGAGCCTTCTTTCAATTCTGGGTATCATGAGCAACGATTGA
- a CDS encoding type III polyketide synthase, whose protein sequence is MTSVFINRIATAVPDFDIHSKFIEYCPRLLPDKRSVKVFQRMAERAQIEHRYSFLEPHLDEDKLDLGGFYKNEAFPDTQARMQFYERFAFTLAKRALGQLDLSSTTHLVTTTCTGFYAPGLDHQLIHHYGLPGSVERTNVGFMGCYAAINALKLARHIVRSEPDAKVLVLNLELCTLHLKPTGTLEEILSFAIFSDGCAASIVTAEPAGLEIQGFNTDVLPETEALITWRIGNQGFDMQLSGKVPGVIASHLPLMMTKLLDGYQRSDIAHWAIHPGGRTVLDAVKAGAELEENQLMASREVLRKFGNMSSATIMFVLQAMMNNPKKPGPGLAMAFGPGLTVESMLFDLKG, encoded by the coding sequence ATGACTTCAGTATTTATCAATCGCATTGCCACTGCTGTTCCGGACTTTGATATACATAGCAAATTTATCGAATACTGTCCGCGCCTGCTGCCGGATAAACGTTCGGTAAAAGTGTTTCAGCGCATGGCGGAAAGGGCGCAGATAGAGCACCGATACTCGTTCCTGGAACCCCATTTAGATGAAGATAAATTGGACCTAGGAGGCTTCTATAAAAATGAAGCTTTTCCTGACACTCAGGCGCGCATGCAGTTTTACGAACGCTTCGCTTTCACCTTGGCGAAGCGCGCACTGGGTCAACTTGACCTCTCTAGCACCACCCACTTGGTGACGACTACCTGCACTGGGTTTTATGCGCCGGGACTGGATCATCAATTGATTCACCATTATGGGCTGCCAGGGAGTGTCGAACGCACCAATGTCGGCTTCATGGGCTGTTACGCTGCGATTAATGCGCTTAAGTTAGCTCGACACATTGTTCGCTCGGAGCCAGACGCTAAAGTGCTGGTACTCAATCTTGAGCTCTGCACCTTGCATCTTAAACCCACGGGAACGCTCGAAGAGATTTTGTCGTTCGCCATTTTTTCCGATGGTTGTGCCGCAAGCATCGTGACGGCAGAGCCGGCTGGTCTTGAAATACAGGGTTTCAACACTGATGTGCTACCGGAAACGGAAGCATTAATCACCTGGCGTATTGGCAACCAAGGCTTCGATATGCAGTTATCAGGGAAGGTACCTGGCGTTATCGCCAGCCACTTACCGCTGATGATGACTAAGCTGCTGGATGGTTATCAACGCAGTGATATCGCGCACTGGGCTATTCACCCCGGTGGGCGCACGGTATTAGATGCTGTAAAAGCAGGGGCAGAGCTTGAGGAGAATCAACTGATGGCATCGCGGGAGGTGCTTAGAAAGTTTGGCAATATGTCGTCGGCCACTATCATGTTTGTGCTTCAGGCAATGATGAACAACCCCAAGAAGCCGGGCCCAGGCCTCGCCATGGCCTTTGGGCCTGGGCTAACGGTCGAAAGCATGCTTTTTGACCTTAAGGGATAA
- a CDS encoding Crp/Fnr family transcriptional regulator, with amino-acid sequence METRLLTPNLLIIRKLENVLLLNDEEKQAIQNLSIKTITLHSDQNVLKVGDHPTQCCLVIEGFTCAYKLTSEGKRQIISLYIPGDIPDLQSLHLPFLDINVASITPCILGFIEHDDLHSLCELYPRLSVALWRETLMSASITREWLLNNGQRPAYNRIAHLICELLVRLEAVGLATESTFDMPITQTELADATGMTHIHMNRVLQALRTDGLISNNKNQITVPDWQKLKEAGEFDPLYLHLVAETA; translated from the coding sequence ATGGAAACCCGACTCCTCACGCCTAACCTTCTTATTATCCGTAAGTTGGAAAACGTTTTGCTTCTTAATGATGAAGAGAAGCAAGCAATACAGAATTTATCAATAAAGACAATTACCCTTCATTCAGATCAAAATGTATTGAAAGTTGGCGATCATCCTACGCAATGCTGTCTAGTTATTGAAGGATTTACATGCGCTTATAAGCTGACCTCTGAAGGCAAGCGCCAAATAATATCCCTTTATATACCCGGCGACATTCCTGATCTACAAAGCTTACATTTACCTTTTCTGGATATAAATGTTGCCTCAATCACGCCCTGCATACTTGGCTTTATTGAGCACGATGATTTACATAGCCTCTGTGAGCTCTACCCGCGTCTTTCTGTCGCTCTTTGGCGTGAGACATTGATGAGCGCTTCTATCACACGCGAGTGGCTTTTGAATAACGGGCAACGGCCTGCCTATAACCGAATTGCCCATCTTATCTGTGAGCTGTTGGTTCGACTTGAAGCGGTAGGGTTGGCTACGGAATCAACCTTTGATATGCCCATTACCCAGACCGAGTTAGCAGATGCGACAGGTATGACGCATATTCACATGAATAGAGTACTCCAGGCGCTTCGTACTGATGGGTTAATTAGTAATAATAAAAACCAGATAACCGTACCTGATTGGCAAAAACTCAAGGAAGCGGGGGAGTTCGATCCGCTTTATCTGCATTTAGTGGCAGAAACTGCATAA
- a CDS encoding flavodoxin family protein, translating into MTLTAFAINCTLTPSPAESSCERLIAETLTELERHGVTGEQIRAVDFNIKPGVTSDEGEGDDWPQLRQRILDADIFILGSPVWLGHHSSVCQRVLERLDAFLDETDDQGRLVSYGCVAGVVVVGNEDGAHHIIAELFQGLNDVGFTIPANASTYWVGEAMQSTDFKDLKQTPEVVQTATAGLARNCVHLATLLKQAPYPNQDS; encoded by the coding sequence ATGACACTCACGGCATTCGCAATTAACTGCACCCTGACACCTTCACCCGCCGAGTCCTCTTGCGAGCGGCTTATAGCGGAGACGCTAACAGAGCTTGAGCGACACGGTGTCACCGGCGAGCAAATCCGCGCAGTCGATTTTAACATCAAGCCTGGTGTAACTTCTGATGAAGGTGAGGGAGATGATTGGCCTCAACTTCGTCAGCGAATCCTAGACGCCGATATATTCATCTTGGGTAGCCCGGTTTGGTTGGGGCATCACTCCAGTGTTTGCCAGCGCGTTCTAGAGCGGCTTGATGCTTTCCTGGATGAGACAGACGACCAGGGGCGGCTTGTCTCATACGGTTGTGTTGCGGGCGTCGTGGTGGTGGGCAATGAAGATGGCGCGCATCATATTATCGCCGAGCTGTTCCAGGGCTTGAACGATGTCGGTTTCACAATTCCAGCGAATGCTTCTACCTACTGGGTAGGCGAAGCAATGCAGTCAACCGATTTCAAAGATTTGAAGCAGACGCCAGAGGTCGTTCAAACCGCAACGGCGGGACTTGCTCGTAACTGTGTTCATCTCGCAACGCTACTGAAGCAAGCCCCATACCCAAATCAAGATAGCTGA